DNA from Candidatus Schekmanbacteria bacterium:
TTCAATTCTTGTAATCTGGTGGAGGTGTTCTGTCCCTGAGAGTTTTTTTATCAGGGATTCAAAAAAATCTGCCGTAACCGGCTTGTTGATATATTCGATAGCGCCGAGACGGGATGCTTTTATATAGCTTTCTACATCTCCGTATGCTGTATAGATAATTACATCTGTATTCAGATTCTTTTCTCGGATGTATTTTAAGAGCTTGAGACCACTGTATTTTTTACCTTTCAATCCTGTGATAAGGATATCATAGATAGAGCTTTTGAGTTTATTTTTTGCTTTTTCTCCATTGTCAAAATATTCTATTGAATACCCTCTTTTGGAGAGATTTTGAGAAAGAATGTATCCTGCCTTGTCTTCTTCATCCACTATGATTATC
Protein-coding regions in this window:
- a CDS encoding response regulator; translated protein: MDEEDKAGYILSQNLSKRGYSIEYFDNGEKAKNKLKSSIYDILITGLKGKKYSGLKLLKYIREKNLNTDVIIYTAYGDVESYIKASRLGAIEYINKPVTADFFESLIKKLSGTEHLHQITRIETSDRRRHNRYPIKAPAHIIKREKEKIKKIEATIQNISLSGVLLSACYEFSENQEIELNLMLSGMSIYAESIIRRIIQIENNNEEMKRRYAGLEFKKIPEKDYHNFKKYLESI